A stretch of Faecalibacterium duncaniae DNA encodes these proteins:
- a CDS encoding FUSC family protein: MTFYQELQLNQAGSKNLLKKSETLKEKLYHMWVYLVKIAATMAFCFFFVSIFSILFGNENSIVGVVVLLCLMVFRNADLGIHTGQSTMLLALFFVIMTVCPHLANQFSPVLGMLLNIAALAVLILFGCHNPSMFNQSTLVLGYLLLYGYDVTGKSYQMRLVGMALGAALTCFVFYRNHKNRTYKRNLKDLIQEFDITSSRTKWQICQILCVPIVLCIAELCNMPRAMWAGIAAMSVILPSMEDMHYRVRKRIVGNIAGVICFTVLYFLLPSSIYAYIGILGGIGVGFSAQYGWQAVFNTFGALAIAAETYGLQGAVSLRVSQNVFGVVFALAFCVIFYWFMPKKKESEVTVHAE, encoded by the coding sequence ATGACATTTTATCAGGAGTTGCAGTTAAATCAGGCAGGTTCTAAAAACCTGTTGAAAAAGAGTGAAACACTAAAAGAAAAACTATATCATATGTGGGTATATCTGGTGAAGATAGCTGCTACAATGGCATTTTGTTTTTTCTTTGTTAGTATTTTCAGCATCTTATTTGGAAATGAGAACAGCATTGTAGGTGTAGTAGTCTTATTATGTCTCATGGTGTTTAGGAATGCGGATCTGGGGATCCACACCGGACAATCTACGATGCTTTTGGCTTTGTTCTTTGTAATTATGACTGTATGTCCGCATTTAGCAAATCAGTTTTCACCGGTATTGGGAATGCTGTTAAATATTGCGGCACTGGCTGTGTTGATTCTGTTCGGATGCCATAATCCATCCATGTTTAATCAATCTACATTGGTTCTTGGGTATCTGCTGCTATATGGTTATGATGTTACGGGAAAAAGCTATCAGATGCGATTAGTCGGAATGGCTTTAGGTGCAGCACTTACCTGCTTCGTATTCTATCGAAATCATAAAAACAGAACTTATAAAAGAAATCTGAAAGATCTGATACAAGAATTTGATATCACTTCTTCCAGAACAAAATGGCAGATATGTCAGATTTTATGCGTACCGATTGTCCTTTGCATTGCAGAACTTTGTAATATGCCACGTGCAATGTGGGCTGGTATTGCGGCCATGTCCGTGATTTTGCCGTCTATGGAAGATATGCACTACAGAGTCCGTAAAAGGATTGTCGGAAATATTGCAGGTGTTATATGTTTTACAGTATTATATTTTCTGCTTCCTTCGTCAATCTATGCATATATAGGAATTCTTGGTGGAATCGGTGTAGGATTTTCAGCACAATATGGCTGGCAGGCAGTATTTAACACATTTGGTGCTTTAGCCATTGCTGCAGAGACATATGGACTACAAGGAGCGGTTAGTCTTAGAGTGAGTCAAAATGTTTTTGGTGTTGTGTTTGCTTTAGCATTTTGTGTTATTTTTTATTGGTTTATGCCTAAAAAAAAGGAAAGTGAGGTGACCGTACATGCAGAGTGA
- a CDS encoding cation transporting ATPase C-terminal domain-containing protein encodes MSGNFGAILTVLCSSVAGLPVPFAPVHLLFINLLTDSLPAIALGLEPDRSEVMSEKPRLADESILTKDFLSKIGLEGLVIGAMTMISFLTGYNQNGTLLGSTYAFGTLCLARLFHGYNCKSDHPVIFTKGLFHNKWLQGAFVLGAVLITTVLTVPGFHNLFKVETLNLMQLGCVYLYAFASLLIIQLLKCIRMKLRKRGER; translated from the coding sequence TTGTCAGGAAATTTCGGAGCAATTTTAACCGTTCTTTGTTCATCGGTTGCAGGACTTCCGGTGCCATTTGCACCAGTACATTTACTCTTCATTAATCTTTTGACGGATAGTCTTCCGGCAATTGCGTTAGGATTAGAGCCGGATAGAAGTGAAGTGATGAGTGAAAAACCGAGATTGGCAGATGAGTCGATATTGACAAAAGATTTTCTTAGCAAAATCGGTCTGGAAGGTTTGGTAATTGGAGCAATGACAATGATCAGTTTTTTGACAGGATACAACCAGAATGGTACATTGCTTGGAAGCACGTATGCTTTTGGAACTCTTTGTCTGGCACGTTTGTTTCATGGATATAATTGCAAATCAGATCATCCGGTCATTTTTACAAAAGGTCTCTTTCATAACAAGTGGCTTCAGGGAGCATTTGTGTTAGGTGCAGTACTCATTACAACAGTACTGACGGTTCCTGGTTTCCATAACTTATTCAAAGTGGAAACGTTGAATCTGATGCAGCTTGGATGTGTATATTTATATGCTTTTGCAAGCCTTCTGATTATTCAATTACTTAAGTGTATACGTATGAAACTAAGAAAAAGAGGGGAAAGATAG
- a CDS encoding AI-2E family transporter — MKKIRELIVFTAFLVVALWKFDVVIEVLKSIWKIVFPFALGGAIAFVINVPMSFLEKKMLGKIKENNKIGKKAARPISLLLTIILVAGVIILVMFGVIPQLTQTMGNLMTSISDFIPQMQNWIREFSHDNQDIMKLVDQLQFQPDQAIKWGISLLGNGVGNMMNTTMSAVGSIASGLATFFISFSFACYILFQKEKLHLQVRKVIFAFIPKQKADAILNICSLTYRTFANFLAGQCLEAVILGMMFVITLSILKMPYALLIGILIAFTALVPIFGAFIGCAVGSFLIFMVNPKQAVLFIIVFLLLQQIEGNLIYPHVVGGSVGLPSIWVLAAVTIGGNLMGIIGMLIFIPLVSVFYTIFREFVYLRLKKQHIKRVTRTDVEEYAEEEIASSFIVPNEK, encoded by the coding sequence ATGAAAAAAATTCGAGAACTGATTGTGTTTACGGCATTTCTTGTAGTTGCTTTGTGGAAATTCGATGTGGTGATTGAAGTGCTGAAGTCAATATGGAAAATTGTGTTTCCTTTTGCGCTTGGTGGTGCAATTGCCTTTGTGATTAATGTACCAATGAGTTTCCTAGAAAAGAAAATGCTCGGAAAGATAAAAGAAAATAATAAAATAGGAAAAAAAGCTGCGAGACCGATAAGCCTGCTTCTTACAATTATATTGGTAGCAGGTGTCATTATATTGGTAATGTTTGGTGTGATTCCACAGCTTACACAGACCATGGGAAATCTGATGACGAGTATTTCAGATTTTATTCCACAGATGCAAAACTGGATTCGAGAATTTTCACATGATAATCAGGATATTATGAAATTGGTAGATCAGCTGCAGTTTCAGCCTGATCAGGCAATTAAATGGGGAATAAGTCTTCTTGGAAACGGAGTCGGAAATATGATGAATACGACGATGTCAGCAGTAGGTTCCATTGCCAGTGGATTAGCGACCTTTTTTATTTCGTTTTCCTTTGCATGCTATATTCTTTTTCAGAAGGAAAAATTACATTTACAGGTAAGAAAAGTGATTTTCGCTTTTATTCCAAAACAAAAAGCAGATGCAATTCTTAACATATGTTCGCTGACATATCGGACATTTGCAAATTTTCTTGCAGGGCAGTGTCTGGAAGCAGTAATTCTCGGAATGATGTTTGTTATCACGCTAAGTATTTTAAAAATGCCATATGCACTTTTAATTGGAATTTTGATCGCGTTTACCGCATTGGTTCCTATCTTTGGAGCCTTTATTGGCTGTGCCGTGGGAAGTTTTCTGATCTTTATGGTAAATCCAAAACAGGCAGTTTTATTTATTATAGTTTTTCTGCTTTTGCAGCAGATAGAAGGTAATCTGATCTATCCTCATGTGGTTGGCGGATCAGTAGGACTTCCATCAATTTGGGTACTGGCGGCAGTTACAATCGGCGGAAATCTTATGGGAATTATAGGTATGCTGATTTTCATTCCACTTGTATCGGTATTTTATACTATATTCCGGGAGTTCGTATATCTGCGCCTAAAAAAACAACATATAAAACGAGTAACGAGAACGGATGTGGAAGAGTATGCGGAGGAGGAAATTGCGTCATCCTTTATTGTGCCGAATGAAAAATAA
- a CDS encoding DegV family protein produces MKKIGIMTDSHSGILSEEAQRLGIKVLPMPFYIGEKVYREGVDLSRDEFYDMLRKGVDVSTSQPSPTEVMDMWKEMLKEYEEIVYIPLSSALSGSCMTAEAMANEDEFAGKVFVVDNGRVATPMHRSVLDAVEMAKEGYSVVEIKKILEETREKMTIYIGLSTLKYLKKGGRVSSVTALAADVLSIKPVMHFSTGKLDIYQKCRGMKKSRKVMIDAMKHELETNFREEYAAGKVYLMAASSSTDEVTEEWVNQIKESFPGMEVMCDKLSFGLSCHIGPDGLGIGCTCKPV; encoded by the coding sequence ATGAAGAAAATAGGAATCATGACAGACAGCCACAGTGGAATTTTGAGTGAAGAAGCGCAGAGACTCGGAATTAAGGTACTACCGATGCCTTTTTATATCGGAGAGAAAGTGTATCGTGAAGGAGTAGATCTTTCCAGAGATGAATTTTATGATATGCTTCGAAAGGGCGTAGATGTATCTACATCTCAGCCGTCACCAACAGAAGTTATGGATATGTGGAAAGAGATGCTGAAAGAATATGAGGAGATTGTTTATATTCCTCTTAGCAGTGCTTTAAGCGGGTCCTGTATGACAGCAGAAGCCATGGCAAATGAAGATGAATTTGCCGGTAAGGTGTTTGTCGTAGATAACGGTCGTGTGGCAACCCCGATGCATCGTTCTGTTCTTGATGCAGTAGAAATGGCAAAAGAAGGATACAGTGTAGTCGAAATCAAGAAAATTCTTGAAGAAACCAGAGAAAAAATGACAATTTATATCGGGCTCAGCACACTGAAATATCTCAAAAAAGGAGGAAGAGTCAGCTCTGTGACAGCTTTGGCAGCAGATGTCCTGAGTATCAAACCTGTTATGCATTTCAGCACAGGAAAGCTTGATATCTACCAGAAATGCCGTGGTATGAAGAAATCACGTAAAGTTATGATCGATGCAATGAAGCATGAGCTGGAAACGAATTTCCGAGAAGAATATGCTGCTGGTAAAGTGTACCTGATGGCGGCGTCCAGCAGTACCGATGAAGTGACAGAAGAATGGGTAAACCAGATTAAAGAAAGTTTCCCGGGAATGGAAGTCATGTGTGATAAACTTTCCTTCGGTTTGTCCTGTCATATCGGTCCGGATGGACTGGGAATCGGATGCACCTGTAAGCCAGTGTAA
- a CDS encoding transposase translates to MGKNFADKVFPAIDENIFSVLYSKKASRPNTPVNVIVGALILKEALNVTDDEIVEAMAFDIRYQYALHTTSFEEQPISDRTLSRFRARVLSYETEHDVDLFMNVL, encoded by the coding sequence ATGGGCAAAAATTTTGCAGACAAAGTTTTTCCTGCTATTGATGAAAATATTTTTTCTGTTCTTTACAGTAAAAAAGCATCCAGACCTAATACTCCGGTCAATGTGATTGTTGGGGCACTGATTCTTAAAGAAGCTCTTAATGTTACTGACGATGAGATCGTTGAAGCTATGGCATTTGATATCCGCTATCAGTATGCACTGCACACAACCAGTTTTGAAGAGCAGCCAATTAGTGACAGAACCCTCAGCAGGTTTAGAGCAAGAGTTCTTTCTTACGAAACAGAGCATGATGTTGATCTTTTCATGAATGTGTTGTAA
- the bsh gene encoding choloylglycine hydrolase: MCTAATYKTKDFYMGRTLDYEFSYGEQITITPRNYEFDFRFAGKIKSHYALIGMAFVAEGYPLYYDAVNEKGLGMAGLNFVGNAAYEEALPEDETEVSQVAQFEFIPWTLTQCATVADAREKLAAMRLTGTAFSEQLPTAQLHWIIADKDSCIVVESMKDGLHVYDNPVGVLTNNPPFPSQMFALNNYAGVSRKQPESTFAGVLQLDAYSRGMGGMGIPGDLSSQSRFVKVAFTKLNSISGEEEDESVSQFFHILGSVDQQRGCCEVTEGKYEITIYTSCCNTAKGIYYYTTYDNHQITAVDMHAENLDSDQLICYPLLSKGEVRWQNK; this comes from the coding sequence ATGTGTACAGCAGCAACTTACAAAACAAAAGATTTTTATATGGGCAGAACGCTTGATTATGAATTTTCCTATGGGGAACAGATCACGATAACGCCAAGAAATTACGAATTTGATTTCCGGTTTGCCGGGAAGATAAAAAGCCATTATGCTTTGATCGGAATGGCATTTGTTGCAGAAGGTTATCCGCTTTATTATGATGCTGTTAATGAAAAAGGCCTTGGAATGGCAGGTCTTAATTTTGTCGGCAATGCGGCATATGAAGAGGCTTTGCCGGAAGATGAAACAGAAGTCAGCCAGGTGGCACAGTTCGAGTTCATCCCATGGACCCTTACACAGTGTGCTACTGTAGCAGACGCGAGAGAGAAGCTGGCAGCAATGAGACTGACAGGTACAGCATTCAGTGAACAGCTGCCGACAGCACAGCTTCACTGGATCATTGCAGACAAAGACTCCTGTATCGTTGTTGAGTCTATGAAAGATGGGCTGCATGTATATGATAATCCGGTAGGAGTGCTTACCAATAATCCACCATTCCCGAGTCAGATGTTTGCACTGAATAATTATGCCGGAGTATCCAGAAAACAGCCGGAGAGTACTTTTGCAGGAGTATTACAGCTTGATGCATATAGCAGAGGAATGGGTGGAATGGGAATACCTGGAGATCTTTCCAGCCAGTCAAGATTTGTGAAAGTTGCCTTTACAAAATTAAATTCGATCTCCGGTGAAGAAGAGGATGAGAGTGTAAGTCAGTTCTTCCATATCTTAGGATCCGTAGATCAGCAGCGTGGATGCTGTGAGGTGACAGAAGGCAAATATGAGATCACGATATACACGTCCTGTTGTAATACAGCAAAAGGTATTTACTATTATACGACTTATGATAATCATCAGATCACAGCGGTTGACATGCATGCGGAAAATCTGGATTCAGATCAGCTGATCTGTTATCCGCTTCTGTCCAAGGGCGAAGTCAGATGGCAGAATAAATAA
- a CDS encoding ImmA/IrrE family metallo-endopeptidase, with the protein MNAEQLSLVGEKLVKRCGSRDPFEIARQLGINVMLCENFGSLKGMYRVIKRNRFIFLNNSLDENMLRIVCAHELGHDQLHRNMAKTTPIHEFMLYDMKSKPEYEANIVAAEILMDSDEVLRYIYEYGYTAEQIASAMSTDINLVALKVAHLATLGYNLHALEHKSNFLK; encoded by the coding sequence ATGAATGCGGAACAGCTTTCACTGGTCGGTGAGAAACTGGTAAAACGCTGCGGTTCCAGAGACCCTTTTGAAATTGCAAGGCAGCTTGGTATCAATGTCATGCTTTGCGAAAATTTTGGTTCCCTGAAGGGAATGTACCGGGTGATTAAGCGGAATCGCTTTATTTTCCTGAATAACAGTCTGGATGAAAATATGCTGCGCATCGTGTGCGCACATGAATTAGGGCATGACCAGCTTCACCGGAATATGGCGAAAACCACCCCGATTCATGAGTTCATGCTCTACGACATGAAATCCAAACCGGAATATGAAGCCAACATCGTAGCGGCAGAGATCCTGATGGACAGCGATGAAGTTCTTCGCTACATCTATGAGTATGGATACACAGCCGAGCAGATCGCCAGTGCGATGTCCACCGACATCAATCTGGTTGCGCTGAAGGTAGCGCACCTGGCTACACTTGGCTATAATCTGCACGCGCTGGAACACAAGAGCAACTTTTTGAAATAA
- a CDS encoding helix-turn-helix domain-containing protein, whose protein sequence is MVFKERLKEKRTEANLTQVELAEKAGVTARTIQNYELGSRKPSNMVTIQKIADALNTTTEYLLGSSGTYVVEAHEKGGAKAAKDIEELVSEVTGMFAGGELSEDAIEGAYKALTDAYWIAKENNKKYAPKTRRKKSDQ, encoded by the coding sequence ATGGTCTTCAAAGAAAGGTTGAAAGAAAAAAGAACAGAAGCCAATTTAACTCAGGTAGAACTTGCAGAGAAGGCCGGTGTAACCGCCCGCACAATTCAGAATTATGAGCTTGGCAGCCGTAAACCATCCAATATGGTTACGATCCAGAAGATCGCGGATGCGCTGAATACTACTACTGAGTATCTGCTGGGAAGCAGCGGCACCTATGTTGTAGAAGCCCATGAAAAAGGCGGCGCAAAAGCAGCGAAAGATATTGAAGAACTGGTCAGTGAAGTGACCGGTATGTTCGCTGGCGGCGAATTAAGCGAAGATGCCATCGAAGGAGCTTATAAAGCTCTGACCGATGCCTACTGGATTGCCAAAGAGAACAATAAAAAATACGCCCCGAAAACGAGGCGTAAAAAATCCGATCAGTGA
- a CDS encoding DNA polymerase Y family protein, producing MQRVILHCDMNNFYASVECMLNPELKNKPVAVCGSVEERHGIVLAKNYAAKAFGVSTGEAIWQAKQKCQDLVIVEPHYEQYMKFSKLAREIYGRYTDQIEPYGMDECWLDVTGSGCMGTGFEIADEIRRTVKFELGLTISAGVSFNKIFAKLGSDMKKPDAITCIEADSFREKIWCHPASDLLGVGRATEKVLSSYGIHTIGELAATSDDFLKCRLGKNGLVIKKYANGLDDSPVMRSDYVSPVKSIGHGITTMQDLENNAEVWCVMLELVQEIGTKLRAHKKKAGGIAISIRNNELYTKEWQCRIGIPTQSPTYLAKTAFALFAKNYQWEHPIRSVTVRAINLFEEDCPIQYDLFTDVKSLDRQERLDAAIEQIRFRFGKDAIKNGVLFQKSKMPTERKVDLVMPTGMIG from the coding sequence ATGCAAAGAGTGATCCTTCACTGTGATATGAATAATTTCTATGCCTCTGTCGAGTGTATGCTGAATCCGGAACTGAAGAACAAGCCGGTGGCAGTGTGTGGTTCTGTGGAGGAACGGCATGGTATTGTACTTGCGAAGAACTATGCAGCAAAGGCGTTTGGCGTTTCCACGGGAGAGGCAATCTGGCAAGCAAAGCAGAAGTGCCAGGATCTTGTGATCGTGGAGCCGCACTATGAGCAATATATGAAGTTTTCAAAGCTGGCTCGTGAAATATACGGTCGCTATACCGATCAGATCGAGCCGTATGGGATGGACGAATGCTGGCTGGATGTGACCGGAAGCGGCTGTATGGGAACCGGATTTGAAATCGCAGATGAGATTCGTAGAACGGTTAAGTTTGAACTGGGACTTACGATTTCCGCAGGAGTGAGCTTCAATAAGATTTTTGCCAAGCTTGGGTCGGATATGAAAAAGCCGGATGCGATTACCTGCATCGAAGCAGATTCATTCCGGGAGAAGATTTGGTGTCATCCTGCCTCTGACTTGCTTGGAGTCGGCAGAGCGACCGAGAAGGTTCTATCCAGTTATGGGATTCATACCATTGGAGAACTCGCTGCAACATCGGATGATTTCCTGAAATGCCGCCTTGGGAAGAATGGACTGGTGATTAAGAAATATGCCAATGGACTGGATGATTCACCGGTTATGCGTTCCGATTATGTCTCCCCAGTAAAGAGCATTGGGCACGGGATAACGACCATGCAGGATTTGGAGAATAACGCCGAAGTCTGGTGTGTCATGCTGGAACTGGTGCAGGAGATCGGAACCAAGCTGCGAGCACATAAAAAGAAAGCTGGCGGAATAGCGATTTCCATCCGCAACAACGAGCTTTACACGAAAGAGTGGCAGTGCCGGATTGGTATTCCGACACAAAGCCCTACCTATCTGGCGAAAACTGCATTTGCTCTGTTTGCAAAGAACTATCAGTGGGAGCATCCGATTCGTTCAGTGACGGTTCGGGCAATCAACCTGTTTGAAGAGGATTGTCCGATACAATACGACCTATTCACTGATGTGAAATCACTGGATCGCCAGGAACGCTTGGACGCAGCGATTGAGCAG